Proteins from one Brevibacillus humidisoli genomic window:
- a CDS encoding 4a-hydroxytetrahydrobiopterin dehydratase: MERLTDQQIEERLSTAAGWVRTDEKWIERKYRFKAFMDGIAFVNKVAERSEQHDHHPLIAIDYKLVTLRLSSWNAGGLTDLDLQMAQEFNELFEQQKQ; this comes from the coding sequence ATGGAACGATTGACGGACCAGCAGATTGAAGAGCGTTTGTCGACTGCTGCTGGCTGGGTGCGCACAGATGAGAAGTGGATTGAGCGGAAGTACCGCTTTAAAGCGTTTATGGACGGAATCGCGTTCGTCAACAAGGTGGCGGAGCGGTCCGAACAGCACGACCACCATCCGCTGATCGCGATCGACTACAAGCTGGTCACGCTTCGCTTGTCCTCCTGGAACGCCGGCGGCTTGACCGATCTCGATCTGCAGATGGCGCAGGAGTTCAATGAATTGTTTGAACAGCAAAAGCAGTAA
- the ytxJ gene encoding bacillithiol system redox-active protein YtxJ, with amino-acid sequence MASLTQLHSVEQLEQFVNQPGKRLLFKHSTICPISTSAHDEFSAFLEENELPAAIVLVREDRPVSNDIAERYGIKHESPQIFLLEDGSVKWHTSHWKITRQAIAEAVQA; translated from the coding sequence ATGGCGTCACTTACGCAACTTCATTCTGTCGAACAACTGGAGCAGTTTGTCAACCAGCCGGGCAAGCGCTTGCTGTTCAAACACAGCACGATTTGCCCGATCAGTACGTCAGCACACGACGAATTTTCCGCCTTCCTGGAGGAAAACGAGCTGCCCGCAGCGATCGTTCTGGTGCGGGAAGATCGTCCCGTCTCCAATGATATCGCCGAGCGTTACGGCATCAAACACGAATCACCGCAGATTTTCTTGCTCGAAGACGGCTCTGTCAAATGGCATACGTCCCACTGGAAGATTACCAGACAGGCGATTGCAGAAGCAGTTCAAGCCTGA
- a CDS encoding aminopeptidase: MRDPRVETLAGNLVNYSVRVQPGENVLIYAVGQVPDLVKAVIQKVYEAGGQPYVQLIDPTIQRELLLQVNEEQLAVMREADVSFMKKMDCYIGIRGGDNINELADVPSERMSMYSRLLQRPVLDVRVPETKWVILRYPNSSMAQLANMSTAAFEDFYFNVCNLDYSKMAQAMDNLVSLMEQTDKVRITGPGTDLSFSIKGIPAIKCAGHFNIPDGEVFTAPVKHSVNGVISYNTPSPYQGFTFENVRLTFKDGKIIEATANNTERINKIFDEDEGARYVGEFAIGVNPFIQNPMKDILFDEKIDGSFHFTPGQCYDEAPNGNKSSVHWDLVCIQRAEWGGGEIYFDDRLIRKDGRFVVPELESLNPENLK; this comes from the coding sequence ATGAGAGATCCACGTGTAGAGACGCTTGCCGGAAACCTGGTGAACTATTCCGTTCGTGTCCAGCCAGGAGAAAATGTGCTGATTTACGCGGTCGGTCAGGTACCTGACCTGGTCAAGGCCGTGATCCAAAAGGTATACGAGGCAGGCGGGCAACCGTACGTCCAATTGATTGACCCTACCATTCAACGGGAACTCCTGCTGCAAGTAAACGAAGAGCAGCTTGCCGTGATGCGTGAAGCGGATGTCAGCTTTATGAAAAAAATGGACTGCTACATCGGGATTCGCGGTGGCGACAATATCAACGAGCTTGCCGACGTTCCAAGCGAGAGGATGAGCATGTACTCCCGCCTGCTGCAACGACCGGTGTTGGATGTGCGGGTACCAGAGACCAAATGGGTGATTCTCCGATATCCGAACTCCTCGATGGCACAGCTGGCCAACATGAGCACGGCGGCATTCGAGGATTTCTACTTCAACGTATGCAACCTGGACTACAGCAAAATGGCCCAAGCAATGGACAACCTGGTTTCGCTGATGGAACAGACGGACAAAGTGCGGATCACTGGTCCGGGAACCGATCTCTCCTTTTCGATCAAGGGAATACCTGCGATTAAATGCGCCGGTCATTTCAACATTCCCGATGGAGAGGTATTTACTGCTCCTGTAAAGCATTCCGTCAATGGGGTGATCAGCTACAATACACCTTCACCGTATCAAGGATTTACCTTTGAGAATGTGCGACTAACGTTTAAGGACGGGAAAATTATCGAGGCAACGGCGAACAACACCGAACGAATCAACAAGATTTTTGACGAAGACGAAGGGGCACGCTACGTCGGCGAATTCGCAATCGGGGTCAACCCGTTCATTCAGAATCCGATGAAAGACATCTTGTTTGACGAAAAAATCGACGGTAGTTTCCACTTCACGCCTGGTCAGTGTTATGACGAAGCTCCCAACGGCAACAAATCGTCCGTGCATTGGGACCTCGTCTGCATCCAACGCGCAGAGTGGGGCGGCGGCGAAATTTACTTTGACGACCGCCTGATTCGCAAAGACGGGCGATTTGTCGTACCGGAGTTGGAATCGCTCAATCCGGAAAACTTGAAGTAA
- the ccpA gene encoding catabolite control protein A — protein sequence MPITIYDVAREAGVSMATVSRVVNGNPNVKPTTRKKVLAAIERLGYRPNAVARGLASKKTTTVGVIIPDISSMFFSELARGIEDIATMYKYNIILCNSDQRLEKELQLINTLLEKQVDGLLFMGAEVKDAHLQVLSTASVPVVLAATRDVESVLPSVTIDHFQAAYDATRLLIDDGHRRLAMISGPLNDPLGGLLRFEGFKQALADADIPYEEELVAKGNYQYNSGLNAMKDFLKLSQPPTAVFAASDEMAIGAIHAVQDAGLRVPEDVEVIGFDNVRLAEMVRPRLTSVVQPMYDIGAVAMRLLTKYMNNEQVEQHIVVLPHRIEHRESTRTQA from the coding sequence ATGCCGATTACTATCTACGATGTCGCCAGGGAAGCAGGCGTCTCCATGGCCACGGTTTCCCGTGTCGTCAACGGCAACCCTAATGTAAAGCCGACAACAAGGAAAAAGGTACTGGCCGCGATTGAGCGTCTCGGGTATCGCCCAAATGCCGTGGCGAGAGGTCTGGCCAGCAAAAAGACAACGACGGTCGGGGTCATTATTCCGGACATCTCCAGTATGTTCTTTTCCGAACTCGCCCGGGGAATCGAAGATATCGCCACCATGTACAAATACAATATTATCTTGTGCAACTCTGACCAACGGCTGGAGAAAGAGTTGCAGTTAATCAACACGCTGCTTGAAAAGCAGGTGGACGGACTGCTGTTTATGGGTGCGGAAGTAAAAGACGCCCATCTGCAGGTGCTGTCGACAGCCTCGGTCCCGGTCGTGCTGGCTGCTACGCGGGATGTGGAAAGTGTACTGCCGTCGGTTACGATTGACCACTTCCAAGCAGCGTATGACGCCACCCGGCTGCTGATCGATGACGGTCACCGCCGCCTCGCGATGATTAGCGGACCGCTCAACGATCCACTTGGAGGACTGCTTCGTTTTGAAGGCTTTAAACAGGCCCTTGCCGACGCAGATATCCCCTATGAGGAAGAACTGGTCGCCAAAGGGAATTACCAATACAATTCAGGATTGAATGCGATGAAAGATTTCCTCAAGCTGTCTCAGCCGCCCACGGCTGTGTTTGCGGCCAGCGATGAGATGGCGATCGGTGCGATTCACGCTGTCCAGGATGCCGGGTTGCGCGTGCCGGAGGACGTGGAAGTGATCGGGTTTGACAATGTGAGACTAGCCGAGATGGTACGGCCGCGTCTAACCAGTGTGGTACAGCCTATGTACGACATCGGGGCGGTCGCGATGCGCCTACTGACGAAGTACATGAACAACGAACAGGTGGAACAGCATATTGTGGTACTGCCGCATCGGATTGAACATCGAGAGAGCACGCGTACGCAAGCGTAA
- a CDS encoding YjcZ family sporulation protein, with translation MSSIFNGDFDDFVIVLVLFILLVIVGASED, from the coding sequence ATGAGTAGCATTTTCAATGGTGATTTCGACGATTTCGTGATTGTGCTGGTGCTCTTCATCCTGTTGGTAATCGTCGGCGCCTCTGAAGACTAA
- a CDS encoding GNAT family N-acetyltransferase, with protein MVLGSEVKVEQVTSVAEHLEVLSDLLVQVVEDGASIGFLPPMSRSDALDYWTNVLNPGVILLVARIDNQLVGSVQIHLCTKQNGTHRAEIAKLMTHPDYRRKGIGRTLMQKAEERAKQEGRSLLVLDTREGDPSNYLYASIGFTQAGRIPCYARSANGELDATILYYKSTV; from the coding sequence ATGGTGTTGGGCAGTGAGGTGAAAGTTGAACAAGTGACATCAGTTGCAGAGCATCTGGAGGTACTTTCCGATCTTCTCGTCCAGGTGGTAGAGGATGGCGCATCGATTGGATTTTTACCGCCAATGAGTCGTTCTGATGCTTTAGACTATTGGACAAATGTACTCAATCCCGGAGTCATCCTGCTCGTTGCCAGAATAGACAACCAACTAGTCGGGAGTGTACAGATCCATTTATGTACGAAACAGAATGGGACCCATAGAGCGGAAATTGCAAAGTTAATGACACACCCTGACTATCGACGGAAAGGTATTGGACGTACCCTGATGCAAAAGGCTGAAGAAAGGGCAAAGCAGGAAGGGAGGTCGTTACTCGTTCTCGATACACGAGAAGGAGATCCTTCCAACTACCTGTACGCATCCATAGGTTTTACGCAGGCTGGACGGATACCCTGCTATGCCAGATCGGCAAATGGCGAATTGGATGCTACCATTCTCTATTACAAAAGTACGGTTTAG
- a CDS encoding cell division protein FtsA gives MSHDTPDQHAIFALDIGTRSVVGLIVEPDNEQFNVIDCEIQEHDERSMLDGQIHDVVAVAKVIEQVKNRFAEKHGPLRKVAVAAAGRSLRTRRVQVEMEITHRTSLTRDDILTLEFTAVQEAQAELAKELNEQDTTRYYCVGYSVVNYYLDGEVIGSLVDQRGDKASIDVIATFLPRVVVDSLLAALKRCDLEMQALTLEPIAAINVLIPVTMRRLNIALVDIGAGTSDVALTEEGTITAYGMVPVAGDEITDGLMNAFLLDFSIAETVKRKLIHEETIQFQDILGIEHTLSREEVVQGIESEIDRLAGKIAEKIMELNGKPPQAVMLIGGGSLTPKLPEKLAASLKLPANRVAVRGADAIQQFIGHHPQISGPEFVTPVGIAVAARKHPIKYMTVTVNDNPIRIFDLRKVSVGDSLLTAGLDIRRLYGRPGLAKTVTLNGRMRIIPGGHGTAPAILQNGEQVGLDAPLSDGDVITVVPGQDGAEAEASIAQLLDEVDTLDLTANGKPVSLAPVALVNGQPYPLDAPLSDRDQIEVRLPRTVGEALQQTGLVPAPGSIEETRYIQVTLNGQNCRIPQTQVKLTLNGKPATAADRIRTGDDLYYAVESLPLPTIQELSPSEDWSHLAIHVTFNGRPVSIRTTQLSITMDGKPVSEETVVHDGAVIAINISPSPPPVFNDIFRYVDVELTPNSKEGQLRLMTTVNSEPASFQTPIKDGDVLELYWES, from the coding sequence ATGTCGCACGATACACCAGATCAACATGCGATCTTTGCCTTGGATATCGGTACACGCAGCGTCGTCGGGCTGATCGTCGAGCCGGACAACGAGCAGTTTAACGTGATCGACTGTGAAATCCAGGAGCATGACGAACGCTCGATGCTGGATGGTCAGATTCACGATGTGGTGGCAGTGGCAAAGGTGATTGAACAAGTGAAGAACCGCTTCGCCGAAAAGCACGGCCCCCTGCGTAAAGTAGCGGTGGCCGCTGCCGGACGATCGCTGCGCACACGACGCGTGCAGGTGGAGATGGAGATCACCCACCGAACCAGTTTGACGAGGGACGATATCCTGACCCTAGAGTTTACAGCTGTACAGGAGGCGCAAGCGGAACTGGCCAAAGAGTTGAATGAACAGGACACCACCCGCTATTACTGCGTTGGCTACAGCGTCGTCAACTACTATCTGGATGGTGAAGTGATCGGCAGTCTGGTCGATCAGCGGGGGGACAAGGCTAGTATTGACGTGATCGCCACCTTTTTGCCGCGTGTCGTAGTCGATTCGCTGCTGGCTGCCTTGAAGCGCTGCGACTTGGAGATGCAGGCCCTGACACTGGAACCGATCGCGGCGATCAACGTGCTGATCCCGGTCACCATGCGTCGCCTCAACATCGCCTTGGTAGACATCGGGGCCGGAACCTCCGACGTCGCCCTGACCGAAGAAGGCACGATTACCGCCTATGGCATGGTGCCTGTAGCCGGAGACGAAATCACAGACGGATTGATGAATGCCTTTCTGCTTGATTTTTCGATCGCGGAAACGGTCAAGCGCAAGCTGATCCACGAGGAGACCATTCAGTTTCAAGATATTCTGGGGATCGAACATACCTTGTCACGGGAGGAGGTCGTGCAGGGGATTGAATCGGAGATTGACCGTCTGGCCGGCAAGATCGCTGAAAAAATCATGGAACTAAACGGGAAACCGCCACAAGCGGTGATGCTGATCGGCGGCGGCAGTCTGACGCCTAAACTGCCGGAAAAGCTGGCCGCAAGCCTCAAACTGCCGGCCAATCGAGTCGCTGTCCGGGGAGCCGATGCCATCCAGCAGTTCATCGGCCATCATCCGCAGATCAGCGGTCCGGAGTTCGTCACACCAGTAGGCATCGCAGTAGCTGCCCGCAAACATCCAATCAAATACATGACGGTGACTGTCAATGACAACCCGATCCGCATCTTCGATCTGCGCAAGGTAAGTGTCGGAGACTCCCTGTTGACCGCCGGACTGGATATCCGCCGTCTGTACGGACGCCCTGGACTGGCCAAGACCGTCACGTTGAATGGACGAATGCGGATCATACCGGGCGGTCACGGTACCGCGCCGGCCATCCTGCAAAACGGAGAGCAGGTGGGATTGGACGCACCATTATCAGATGGTGATGTCATTACCGTTGTGCCCGGTCAGGATGGCGCAGAGGCAGAGGCATCGATTGCCCAGCTGCTCGACGAAGTGGATACTCTGGACCTGACGGCAAACGGCAAACCGGTCTCTCTGGCTCCGGTCGCTCTCGTCAACGGCCAGCCCTATCCGCTGGACGCTCCGTTAAGCGATCGCGATCAGATCGAGGTGCGTCTCCCGCGAACAGTGGGTGAAGCCTTGCAACAGACCGGTCTTGTTCCGGCTCCTGGCAGCATCGAAGAGACCCGCTACATCCAGGTCACCCTAAACGGGCAGAACTGCCGCATCCCGCAGACGCAGGTGAAGCTGACGTTGAATGGCAAACCGGCAACAGCAGCAGACCGCATCCGCACTGGAGACGACTTGTACTATGCGGTGGAGTCACTGCCCCTGCCGACGATCCAAGAGTTGTCACCTTCGGAAGACTGGAGCCACCTGGCGATTCATGTGACGTTTAACGGACGGCCGGTATCAATACGCACCACCCAGCTCTCCATTACGATGGACGGCAAGCCGGTCAGCGAGGAGACCGTCGTCCATGATGGCGCCGTGATTGCGATCAACATCTCACCAAGCCCACCTCCTGTCTTTAACGATATCTTTCGCTATGTAGATGTGGAGTTGACGCCAAACAGCAAAGAAGGACAGCTGCGACTGATGACGACGGTAAACAGTGAGCCTGCTTCCTTCCAAACTCCGATTAAGGATGGGGATGTTTTGGAGCTGTATTGGGAGTCGTAA
- a CDS encoding bifunctional 3-deoxy-7-phosphoheptulonate synthase/chorismate mutase: protein MSNEQIETLRKQVDEINLKILELVSQRAELVQELGKEKLKQGINRFDPEREREMLNLLVEHNKGPFTDDTVRYLFKQIFKASLDLQKDDNKKVLLVSRKKQLEDTVIHVKGVAFGGSAPVLIAGPCSVESYEQVRLVAENHAKQGLRVLRGGAFKPRTSPYDFQGLGVEGLEILKRIGDEFNLVTISEIVSPNDIELATQYIDVIQIGARNMQNFELLKAAGRVNHPVLLKRGLSATIEEFIYAAEYIVSEGNTQVMLCERGIRTYEKATRNTLDISAVPLLKQETHLPVFVDVTHSTGRRDLLLPTAKAGLAVGSDGVMIEVHPDPDVALSDAKQQVTIPQFNEILDELYASGLYKQETTAAK from the coding sequence ATGAGCAACGAACAAATCGAAACGTTGCGCAAGCAAGTGGACGAGATTAATCTGAAGATTTTGGAACTGGTCAGTCAACGGGCAGAGCTCGTTCAAGAACTGGGCAAGGAGAAGTTGAAACAAGGGATCAACCGCTTCGACCCCGAGCGCGAGCGTGAAATGCTCAATCTATTGGTGGAACATAACAAGGGACCGTTCACGGATGACACGGTACGTTATCTGTTCAAGCAGATCTTCAAGGCCTCGCTTGATCTGCAGAAGGACGATAATAAGAAAGTACTGCTGGTCAGCCGCAAAAAACAATTGGAAGATACGGTTATCCATGTAAAAGGAGTCGCCTTTGGCGGTTCTGCACCTGTGTTGATCGCCGGGCCATGTTCCGTTGAAAGCTATGAACAGGTGCGGCTGGTTGCGGAAAATCACGCAAAACAGGGACTGCGTGTCCTGCGCGGCGGCGCATTCAAACCTCGTACCTCTCCCTATGACTTCCAAGGGTTGGGTGTGGAAGGGCTTGAGATCCTGAAGCGGATCGGAGACGAGTTCAACCTGGTTACGATTAGTGAAATCGTCAGCCCGAACGATATCGAACTGGCGACACAATACATCGACGTAATCCAGATCGGTGCTCGCAACATGCAGAACTTTGAGTTGCTCAAAGCGGCTGGCCGGGTCAACCACCCTGTGCTGCTGAAACGTGGTTTGTCGGCGACGATTGAAGAGTTCATCTATGCCGCAGAATACATTGTATCAGAAGGCAACACGCAGGTGATGCTTTGTGAGCGCGGGATTCGCACGTATGAGAAAGCAACCCGCAACACGCTGGATATCTCCGCTGTCCCGCTGTTAAAACAGGAGACCCATCTGCCGGTATTTGTAGACGTAACGCACTCTACGGGGCGTCGCGACCTGCTTCTGCCGACGGCAAAGGCTGGACTGGCGGTAGGCTCTGACGGCGTGATGATTGAAGTTCATCCTGATCCGGATGTCGCCTTGTCTGATGCCAAGCAGCAGGTGACGATTCCGCAATTCAATGAGATCCTCGACGAGTTGTACGCATCCGGGCTGTACAAACAGGAAACGACGGCAGCCAAGTAA